Proteins from a genomic interval of Xylanibacillus composti:
- the dtd gene encoding D-aminoacyl-tRNA deacylase, whose protein sequence is MRIVVQRAKEAKVSVDGSIVGQIPFGLVLLVGVTHSDSIEDARYLADKIAHLRIFEDDAGKMNQSVLDTGGQVLSVSQFTLYGDCRKGRRPNFMQAAPPEHAEPLYETFNGLLRDHGLHVETGRFGAMMDVALNNWGPVTLLLESR, encoded by the coding sequence ATGCGCATTGTTGTGCAGCGGGCAAAAGAAGCCAAAGTAAGTGTAGACGGATCCATAGTCGGGCAAATCCCCTTCGGTTTGGTGCTGCTTGTCGGCGTCACTCATTCCGATTCGATAGAGGATGCCCGGTATTTGGCGGATAAAATAGCGCATCTGCGCATCTTCGAGGATGACGCAGGCAAGATGAATCAATCTGTGCTGGATACGGGCGGTCAGGTGCTCTCTGTTTCTCAGTTTACGTTGTACGGAGATTGCCGCAAGGGACGTCGCCCGAATTTCATGCAGGCGGCCCCTCCGGAGCATGCTGAACCGCTGTATGAAACTTTCAACGGGCTGCTCCGAGATCACGGCTTGCATGTGGAGACAGGCCGGTTCGGTGCGATGATGGACGTGGCCTTGAACAATTGGGGACCGGTAACGCTTTTGCTGGAAAGCCGTTAG
- the aspS gene encoding aspartate--tRNA ligase: MLRTHECGTLTKAHVGETVTLNGWVQRRRDLGGVLFIDLRDRSGIMQIVFNPEFSGEAHAIADKVRSEYVLAVKGTVIERSPDTYNPNLPTGEIEMRVTDIEVLSSAKTPPFFIEDGIDIDESIRLKYRYLDLRRPEMQQTLMLRSKAAKIFRDYLDEHGFIDVETPILTKSTPEGARDYLVPSRVHPGEFFALPQSPQIFKQLLMVGGIERYYQIARCFRDEDLRADRQPEFTQVDIETSFLSQEQLHELMEELMVRLFKETIGVDIPRPFQKLTYKDAIDKYGSDKPDLRFGLELVELSDLLANSGVKVFANVIANGGQVKALNAKGCGTWSRKEIDDLLPFAARYGAKGLAWIQVKEGEMRGPIVKFFTEEELQAVKDRVGAEEGDLILFSADKPKVVADVLGNLRLKIGRELGLIDDSVYKFAWVVDFPLLGYDEEAKRYVAEHHPFTRPREEDVALFDTDPGKIRAQAYDLVLNGYEVGGGSMRIYQREVQEKMFKALGFTMEEAHEQFGFLLNAFEYGTPPHGGMAFGFDRLIMLLAGRTNLRETIAFPKTQSASDLMVDAPSEVSAKQLEELSVRVAVQKPAEPKS; the protein is encoded by the coding sequence ATGTTACGAACACACGAATGCGGTACATTGACGAAAGCCCATGTGGGCGAAACGGTCACTCTGAACGGTTGGGTCCAGCGCAGACGCGATTTGGGCGGAGTCCTGTTCATAGACCTTCGGGACCGAAGCGGTATTATGCAAATTGTATTTAACCCGGAATTTTCGGGAGAAGCGCATGCAATTGCCGACAAAGTGCGGAGCGAATATGTGTTGGCTGTCAAAGGCACTGTTATTGAACGCTCGCCGGACACGTACAATCCGAATTTGCCCACTGGCGAAATTGAAATGCGTGTGACCGACATTGAAGTGCTGAGCAGTGCCAAGACGCCTCCGTTCTTCATTGAGGACGGCATTGACATCGATGAGTCCATCCGCTTGAAGTATCGCTATCTGGATCTGCGCAGACCGGAGATGCAGCAGACGCTGATGCTGCGTTCCAAAGCGGCGAAGATCTTCCGCGATTACCTGGATGAGCACGGCTTTATCGATGTGGAGACGCCGATCTTGACGAAGAGCACGCCGGAAGGCGCGCGCGATTATTTGGTTCCGAGCCGGGTGCATCCGGGCGAATTTTTCGCCTTGCCGCAGTCTCCTCAGATTTTCAAGCAGCTGCTGATGGTCGGCGGGATTGAACGCTACTATCAGATTGCCCGCTGCTTCCGTGACGAGGATCTGCGCGCCGATCGCCAGCCGGAGTTCACACAGGTCGACATCGAGACCTCCTTCCTTTCTCAGGAGCAGCTGCATGAGCTGATGGAGGAGCTGATGGTGCGCTTGTTCAAGGAAACTATCGGCGTGGATATACCGAGACCGTTCCAGAAGCTCACTTACAAGGACGCGATCGACAAATACGGATCGGATAAGCCGGATCTGCGCTTCGGCTTGGAGCTGGTGGAATTGTCGGATCTGCTGGCGAACTCTGGCGTAAAGGTGTTTGCGAACGTAATCGCAAACGGCGGCCAGGTGAAGGCGCTGAATGCCAAAGGGTGCGGGACGTGGAGCCGCAAGGAAATTGACGATCTGCTGCCGTTCGCAGCCCGCTACGGGGCGAAAGGTCTTGCCTGGATTCAGGTGAAGGAAGGGGAAATGCGCGGCCCGATTGTGAAGTTCTTCACCGAAGAGGAGCTGCAGGCAGTGAAGGACCGCGTTGGCGCCGAAGAGGGCGATCTCATCTTGTTCTCTGCCGACAAGCCGAAGGTCGTAGCAGATGTCCTGGGCAACTTAAGGCTGAAAATCGGGCGCGAGCTCGGATTGATTGACGACTCGGTCTACAAATTCGCCTGGGTGGTAGACTTCCCGCTGTTGGGGTATGACGAGGAAGCGAAGCGCTATGTGGCCGAGCATCATCCGTTCACCCGCCCGCGCGAGGAAGACGTGGCGCTGTTCGATACCGATCCCGGCAAGATCCGGGCACAGGCATATGATCTGGTCTTGAACGGCTACGAGGTAGGCGGCGGTTCCATGCGGATCTATCAGCGGGAAGTGCAGGAGAAGATGTTCAAGGCGCTTGGCTTTACGATGGAGGAGGCGCATGAGCAGTTCGGCTTCCTGTTGAACGCATTCGAATACGGCACGCCTCCGCATGGGGGCATGGCTTTCGGCTTCGACCGCCTGATCATGCTGCTGGCCGGACGCACCAACTTGCGCGAGACGATCGCATTCCCGAAAACGCAAAGCGCATCCGACTTAATGGTTGATGCGCCATCCGAAGTATCGGCCAAGCAGCTGGAAGAGCTGTCGGTGCGGGTAGCGGTTCAGAAGCCCGCCGAGCCGAAATCGTAA
- a CDS encoding RelA/SpoT family protein has protein sequence MGIEHLIEKASAYMKPQDLERIRAAYEFAEQAHHGQVRKSGEPYILHPLAVAEVIVNMQMDVTSIIAALLHDVVEDTTVSLDTVRREFGETCAMLVDGLTKLEKIKFKSKEEQQNENYRKMFVAMAQDIRVILIKLADRLHNMRTLKFQSQEKQQRIADETLEIFCPIAHRLGISAIKWEMEDIALRYLNPQQYYRIVNLMQKKRAERELYIQDTIETIEQKLNEMNIKGDISGRPKHIYSIYKKMTTQSKQFNEIYDLLAIRIIVDNIKDCYATLGIIHTLWKPMPGRFKDYIAMPKPNMYQSLHTTVIGPNGEPLEVQIRTWDMHRTSEYGVAAHWSYKENSQASADSLGEKINFFREIMELQQETHDAAEFIESLKMDFFSDLVFVFTPKGEVIELPAGSVPLDFAYRIHTEVGNRTIGAKVNGRIVPLDHQLKTGDIVEILTSKHSYGPSQDWVKIVQSSHARNKIKQWFKKEKREENVIKGREAIEREIKRLGIEPSSVMTEENMLEVARKFNFQDIDDMQSAVGFGGITAAQICTRLTEKIRREHEEAKAEALELTSEVKDMRPPQPRKSRPTHGVKVKGVENLLVRFARCCNPVPGDEIVGYITRGRGVSVHRADCNNLRMDQPEEGERLIEVEWAEQAEANYNVEIEITGHDRRGLLNEVLQAVSESKTVMSAVSGRSDKNKMALIHMTILIRNLDHLQSVVERIKRVKDVYSVQRIMQ, from the coding sequence AAATCCGGGGAACCGTATATTTTGCACCCGCTTGCCGTTGCCGAGGTCATCGTCAATATGCAAATGGACGTCACCAGCATCATTGCCGCCTTGCTTCATGACGTAGTAGAGGATACGACGGTTTCTTTGGATACGGTCCGCCGGGAGTTTGGCGAAACCTGCGCCATGCTCGTAGACGGACTGACCAAGCTGGAGAAGATCAAGTTCAAATCCAAGGAAGAGCAGCAAAACGAAAATTATCGGAAGATGTTCGTGGCTATGGCCCAAGACATCCGCGTTATCTTGATCAAGCTGGCAGATCGGCTTCACAATATGCGCACACTGAAATTCCAGTCGCAGGAGAAGCAGCAGCGCATCGCTGACGAGACGCTGGAAATATTCTGTCCGATTGCGCATCGTCTCGGAATTTCCGCGATCAAATGGGAGATGGAGGATATTGCGCTTCGTTACCTCAACCCGCAGCAATACTACCGCATCGTCAACCTGATGCAGAAAAAGCGGGCGGAACGCGAGCTCTATATCCAGGACACGATCGAGACGATTGAGCAGAAGCTGAACGAGATGAACATCAAGGGCGATATTTCCGGAAGGCCCAAGCATATTTATAGCATTTACAAAAAAATGACAACCCAGAGCAAGCAGTTCAACGAAATCTACGATTTGCTAGCCATTCGCATTATTGTCGACAACATCAAGGATTGCTATGCGACCTTGGGGATCATCCATACGCTGTGGAAGCCGATGCCGGGCCGGTTCAAAGACTACATCGCGATGCCGAAGCCCAACATGTACCAGTCATTGCATACGACGGTTATCGGACCGAATGGCGAGCCGCTTGAGGTGCAAATCCGGACATGGGACATGCATCGCACTTCAGAATACGGGGTCGCGGCACACTGGTCCTACAAGGAGAATTCGCAGGCTTCTGCCGATAGCCTCGGCGAGAAGATCAATTTCTTCCGCGAGATTATGGAGCTCCAGCAGGAAACGCACGATGCCGCAGAATTTATAGAATCGCTGAAGATGGACTTTTTCTCTGATCTGGTGTTTGTCTTTACGCCGAAAGGAGAGGTTATTGAGCTGCCGGCCGGATCGGTGCCGCTCGATTTCGCTTACCGGATCCATACTGAGGTCGGCAACCGCACGATCGGCGCCAAGGTGAATGGACGCATCGTTCCGCTCGATCACCAGTTGAAGACCGGGGACATCGTGGAAATCTTGACTTCCAAGCACTCCTACGGTCCCAGTCAGGATTGGGTGAAGATCGTGCAGTCCTCGCATGCGCGCAACAAGATCAAGCAGTGGTTCAAGAAGGAGAAGCGGGAAGAGAACGTCATCAAGGGACGCGAGGCGATTGAACGGGAGATCAAGCGATTGGGCATTGAGCCGTCCTCCGTGATGACTGAGGAAAATATGCTGGAGGTTGCCCGCAAATTTAACTTTCAAGATATTGACGATATGCAGTCTGCAGTCGGGTTCGGCGGCATTACCGCTGCGCAAATATGCACCCGCTTGACGGAGAAAATCCGGCGGGAGCACGAGGAGGCCAAGGCCGAGGCGCTGGAGCTCACCTCGGAGGTGAAGGACATGCGTCCGCCGCAGCCTCGCAAGAGCAGGCCGACGCACGGCGTGAAGGTTAAGGGCGTCGAGAACTTGCTTGTTCGATTCGCGCGATGCTGCAATCCCGTGCCCGGTGACGAGATCGTCGGTTATATTACCAGAGGGAGAGGCGTGTCTGTTCATCGGGCAGATTGCAACAATCTCCGCATGGATCAGCCGGAGGAAGGCGAGCGCCTGATCGAGGTAGAATGGGCCGAACAGGCAGAAGCCAATTATAACGTAGAAATTGAAATCACCGGGCACGACCGCCGCGGTCTGCTCAATGAGGTGCTGCAGGCGGTATCCGAAAGCAAAACTGTCATGTCGGCGGTTTCCGGCCGCTCGGACAAGAATAAGATGGCGCTGATTCATATGACCATCCTGATTCGCAATCTGGATCACCTGCAATCTGTCGTGGAAAGAATCAAGCGGGTAAAGGATGTATATTCGGTCCAGCGCATCATGCAATAA
- the hisS gene encoding histidine--tRNA ligase, with translation MSFQKPKGTQDLLPGVVEKWQRFEATARSLCDRFGYKEIRTPLFEQTELFQRGVGETTDVVSKEMYTFEDKGKRSMTLRPEGTAGVVRAFVENKLYGDPDVTKLYYMGPMFRYEQPQAGRYRQFHQFGVEAFGSQEPSIDAEVVALGYRFYQELGLQGVRVELNSVGNPESRAGYRVTLQEYLRPMLDSLCKDCQSRFDKNPLRILDCKTDAHRFDDAPSILDSLDEESASHFAEVKEHLEAMDIPYTVNPKLVRGLDYYTHTAFEFKAEGIGAIDTIGGGGRYNGLVGQIGGPDQPGIGFGIGIERVLLIMEQQGVSVPAGEPLDVYVVAMGEQASKYAVPLLYRLRGQGLRAEKDYLSRKMKAQLKSADRLHARYAAILGDDELERGEITVKHLENGEQVSIPIDQLGSYVKQSN, from the coding sequence ATGAGCTTTCAAAAACCGAAGGGCACGCAGGATTTGCTTCCAGGGGTTGTGGAGAAGTGGCAGCGCTTTGAAGCGACGGCCCGCAGTTTGTGCGACCGTTTTGGGTATAAGGAAATTCGGACTCCCCTGTTTGAGCAAACAGAGTTGTTTCAACGCGGTGTAGGGGAGACTACGGATGTCGTATCCAAAGAAATGTATACATTCGAGGACAAAGGCAAACGCAGTATGACCTTGCGGCCGGAGGGGACAGCGGGCGTAGTGCGTGCATTCGTGGAGAACAAGCTGTATGGAGATCCGGATGTGACAAAGCTGTACTATATGGGGCCGATGTTTCGGTACGAACAGCCGCAAGCAGGGCGCTACCGGCAGTTTCACCAATTCGGCGTCGAGGCTTTCGGCTCGCAGGAACCGTCCATCGACGCGGAGGTCGTGGCGCTCGGCTATCGCTTCTATCAGGAATTGGGCTTGCAGGGCGTGCGTGTCGAGTTGAATTCTGTCGGCAATCCGGAGAGCCGCGCCGGCTACAGAGTCACCCTGCAGGAATATTTGCGCCCTATGCTGGATTCGCTGTGCAAGGACTGCCAATCGCGCTTCGACAAAAATCCGCTGCGCATTCTGGATTGCAAGACGGATGCTCACCGGTTCGATGATGCGCCCTCGATTCTGGACAGCCTGGATGAGGAAAGCGCGTCGCACTTCGCAGAGGTAAAGGAGCATCTGGAAGCGATGGACATTCCCTATACGGTCAATCCGAAGCTGGTGCGGGGGCTGGATTATTACACGCATACCGCATTCGAATTCAAGGCGGAGGGGATTGGCGCGATCGACACGATTGGCGGAGGCGGCCGCTATAACGGTCTCGTAGGCCAAATCGGAGGACCAGACCAGCCGGGTATCGGGTTCGGCATCGGCATTGAACGGGTTCTGCTGATTATGGAGCAGCAAGGGGTTTCAGTTCCAGCGGGCGAGCCTCTGGATGTGTATGTCGTGGCCATGGGCGAGCAAGCTTCCAAATATGCTGTGCCGCTCTTGTACCGTTTGCGGGGCCAGGGCTTGCGGGCGGAGAAGGACTACTTGTCGCGCAAGATGAAAGCTCAGCTTAAATCGGCCGATCGTCTGCACGCCCGCTACGCCGCGATCCTCGGCGACGATGAGCTCGAGCGGGGAGAAATTACCGTGAAGCATCTGGAGAACGGCGAGCAAGTCTCTATTCCGATTGATCAGCTTGGCAGTTACGTGAAACAATCCAATTAG